One genomic window of Haemorhous mexicanus isolate bHaeMex1 chromosome 17, bHaeMex1.pri, whole genome shotgun sequence includes the following:
- the ANTKMT gene encoding adenine nucleotide translocase lysine N-methyltransferase isoform X1, whose protein sequence is MDPSVDPGWEPGEPGEPSWARPGAALGGRGLLALAAASGAAVWATWAVLLMPGFRRVPLRLQVPYQPSSPRQVANTLALLRGRAGKTVDLGSGDGRLVLEAYKQGLRPALGYELNPWLLCLANYRAWRAGYHGKVSFLKKDLWKVNLSDCHNVIVFLAPSVKPPLASKLLAELPDDARVVAGRYPFPSWSPSSTLGQGLDQVWAYDIEEVRREVQGKAQESQV, encoded by the exons ATGGACCCGTCCGTGGATCCGGGCTGGGAGCCGGGCGAGCCGGGCGAGCCGAGctgggcccggcccggggcggcGCTGGGCGGCCGGGGGCTGCTGGCGCTGGCGGCGGCCAGCGGGGCGGCCGTGTGGGCCACCTGGGCCGTGCTGCTGATGCCCGGCTTCCGCCGCGTCCCGCTGCGCCTGCAG gtgccgTACCAGCCCTCCAGCCCCCGGCAGGTGGCCAACACCCTGGCGCTGCTGCGGGGCCGCGCCGGCAAGACCGTGGATCTGGGGTCCGGAGATGGACGGCTC GTGCTCGAGGCTTACAAGCAGGGGCTGAGGCCAGCCCTGGGCTATGAGCTCAacccctggctgctgtgcctggccaACTACCGTGCCTGGAGGGCTGGCTACCACGGGAAGGTCTCCTTCCTGAAGAAGGATCTGTGGAAG GTGAATCTCTCTGACTGCCACAACGTGATCGTGTTCCTGGCCCCCAGTGTG AAGCCTCCCTTGGCCAGCAAGCTCCTGGCAGAACTGCCCGACGACGCCCGGGTGGTGGCCGGCCGCTACCCCTTCCCCTcctggagccccagcagcaccctgggccaggggctggaccAGGTCTGGGCCTATGACATCGAGGAGGTGCGGAGAGAAGTGCAGGGCAAGGCCCAGGAAAGCCAGGTCTGA
- the ANTKMT gene encoding adenine nucleotide translocase lysine N-methyltransferase isoform X2, protein MDPSVDPGWEPGEPGEPSWARPGAALGGRGLLALAAASGAAVWATWAVLLMPGFRRVPLRLQVLEAYKQGLRPALGYELNPWLLCLANYRAWRAGYHGKVSFLKKDLWKVNLSDCHNVIVFLAPSVKPPLASKLLAELPDDARVVAGRYPFPSWSPSSTLGQGLDQVWAYDIEEVRREVQGKAQESQV, encoded by the exons ATGGACCCGTCCGTGGATCCGGGCTGGGAGCCGGGCGAGCCGGGCGAGCCGAGctgggcccggcccggggcggcGCTGGGCGGCCGGGGGCTGCTGGCGCTGGCGGCGGCCAGCGGGGCGGCCGTGTGGGCCACCTGGGCCGTGCTGCTGATGCCCGGCTTCCGCCGCGTCCCGCTGCGCCTGCAG GTGCTCGAGGCTTACAAGCAGGGGCTGAGGCCAGCCCTGGGCTATGAGCTCAacccctggctgctgtgcctggccaACTACCGTGCCTGGAGGGCTGGCTACCACGGGAAGGTCTCCTTCCTGAAGAAGGATCTGTGGAAG GTGAATCTCTCTGACTGCCACAACGTGATCGTGTTCCTGGCCCCCAGTGTG AAGCCTCCCTTGGCCAGCAAGCTCCTGGCAGAACTGCCCGACGACGCCCGGGTGGTGGCCGGCCGCTACCCCTTCCCCTcctggagccccagcagcaccctgggccaggggctggaccAGGTCTGGGCCTATGACATCGAGGAGGTGCGGAGAGAAGTGCAGGGCAAGGCCCAGGAAAGCCAGGTCTGA
- the METRN gene encoding meteorin yields MWALRALCLAGLGAAIGGGAADQCSWRGSGLSQEAGSVEQLSLHCAEGSLEWLYPTGALRLRLAPRLPPTSAAVKGRSPPHVTACIKPTGTFRGAQLYLEREGGLELLLPEAPRPHARCFSWLPQEKVALFLQATPQPDISRRIAAFRYELRGDWLARPALPTASLGAEGACRPCNDTEILMAICTSDFVIRGSIRSVSNDAELQESIIGVSAMRIHRQKFPLFQAGGRAGRPVGSIRTPLRCGVRPGPGTFLFTGWLHFGEAWLSCAPRYRDFQRIYRGAQRTRQNPCEFPAD; encoded by the exons ATGTGGGCGCTGCGGGCGCTGTGCCTggccgggctgggggcggccatcggcggcggcgcggcggacCAGTGCAGCTGGAGGGGCAG CGGGCTGTCACAGGAGGCTGGCAGCGTggagcagctgtccctgcactgtgCCGAGGGCTCGCTGGAGTGGCTGTACCCCACGGGGGCCCTCCGCCTCCGCCTGGCCCCCCGCCTGCCCCCCACCAGCGCCGCCGTCAAGGGCAGGAGCCCCCCGCACGTCACCGCCTGCATCAAACCCACCGGGACCTTCCGGGGGGCTCAGCTCTATCTGGAGAGGGAGGggggcctggagctgctgctgccagaggccCCCCGGCCCCACGCCCGCTGCTTCAGCTGGCTGCCCCAGGAGAAGGTGGCTCTGTTCCTGCAGGCCACCCCGCAGCCCGACATCAGCCGCCGCATCGCCGCCTTCCGCTACGAGCTGCGGGGGGACTGGCTGGCCCGGCCCGCGCTGCCCACCGCCAGCCTCGGCGCCGAAG GTGCGTGCCGGCCGTGCAATGACACCGAGATCCTGATGGCCATTTGCACTAGTGACTTTG TCATCCGAGGCAGCATCCGGAGCGTCTCCAACGACgcagagctgcaggaatccATCATCGGGGTGAGCGCCATGCGCATCCACCGCCAGAAATTCCCGCTCTTCcaggcgggcgggcgggcggggcggccggTGGGCAGCATCCGCACCCCGCTGCGCTGCGGGGTCCGGCCGGGCCCCGGCACCTTCCTGTTCACGGGGTGGCTGCACTTCGGGGAGGCCTGGCTGAGCTGCGCTCCCCGCTACCGGGACTTCCAGCGCATCTACCGGGGGGCCCAGCGCACGCGCCAGAACCCCTGCGAGTTCCCCGCGGACTGA